One region of Salvia miltiorrhiza cultivar Shanhuang (shh) chromosome 3, IMPLAD_Smil_shh, whole genome shotgun sequence genomic DNA includes:
- the LOC131018545 gene encoding uncharacterized protein LOC131018545: MSTGGRRQISGSKLTQTARLLELRGRLRLGLLFRDKFSWVRGCFHVKGGIGFAFEAELLAVISAIQIADHRNWKYLWIESDSTYIVNLLQTRSLDVPWRFAARWKEVLAILADFNLHVTHIFREGNKMADILAANNMPEGWWPMEIEPIKKAVRVDMNCHSHLRMVR; the protein is encoded by the coding sequence ATGTCTACTGGTGGCCGCCGCCAAATCAGTGGATCAAAGTTAACACAGACGGCTCGGCTCTTGGAGCTCCGGGGAAGATTGCGGCTGGGGCTGTTATTCAGGGATAAGTTCAGCTGGGTTCGGGGATGTTTCCACGTCAAAGGCGGCATTGGCTTCGCTTTTGAAGCGGAATTATTAGCTGTTATCTCGGCAATTCAAATTGCCGATCACCGAAATTGGAAGTATCTGTGGATTGAGTCGGATTCCACATACATTGTAAATTTGCTTCAAACTCGGTCACTTGATGTTCCTTGGCGGTTTGCAGCACGTTGGAAGGAGGTTTTGGCAATTCTTGCTGATTTTAACCTCCATGTTACACACATCTTTCGTGAGGGGAACAAAATGGCTGACATTTTGGCGGCGAACAATATGCCAGAAGGATGGTGGCCGATGGAGATTGAGCCTATTAAGAAGGCGGTGAGGGTGGACATGAACTGTCATAGCCATCTTCGGATGGTGCGGTAA